The region GCTTGCCGTCTGCCCTATACCCTGAAAGACGATCAGGGGCGCGTGGTATCTTATGAAAAACACCTGCTGTCGATGAAAGATAACGATCAGACCGCCAATCTGGGCGCCCTGATCGATGCGGGTGTACGCTCCTTCAAAATCGAAGGTCGCTACAAAGATATGAGCTATGTGAAAAACATCACTGCACATTATCGCCAGATGCTGGACGCGATTATTGAAGAGCGCGGTGACCTGACCCGGGCGTCTGCCGGGCGCACTGAGCATTTCTTTACCCCATCGACCGAGAAAACGTTCCACCGTGGCAGCACGGATTATTTTGTGAACGCCCGTAAAGGCGATATCGGCGCATTCGACTCACCGAAATTTATCGGCCTGCCAGTCGGTGAAGTGCTGAAAGTGGCAAAAGATCACCTCGACGTTGAAGTGACAGAGCCGCTGGCAAACGGTGACGGTCTGAACGTGTTGATCAAACGTGATGTGGTTGGATTTCGCGCCAACACGGTCGAAAAAACAGGGCAAAATCGTTATCGGGTCTGGCCGAATGAAATGCCTGCCGATCTGCACAAAGTGCGTCCACACCATCCGCTGAACCGTAACCTTGATCACAACTGGCAGCAGGCGTTAACCAAAACCTCCAGCGAACGCCGCGTGGCTGTCGATATTGAGCTGGGCGGGTGGCAGGAGCAGTTGATCCTGACGCTGACCAGTGAAGAGGGCATCAGTATCACGCATACGCTGGACGGTCAGTTCGAGGAAGCGAACAACGCGGAAAAAGCGTTGAGCAATCTGCAGGATGGTCTGGCAAAACTTGGCCAGACGCTCTATTACGCCCGTGATATTCAGGTGAATCTGCCGGGAGCGCTGTTTGTGCCGAACGGTCAGCTTAATCAGTTGCGACGTGAAGCCATCGAGATGCTGGATGCTGCGCGTTTGTCCGGTTACCAGCGTGGCAGCCGTAAACCGGTATCGCAACCGGCGCCGGTTTACCCGCAAACGCACCTGAGTTTCCTGGCGAACGTCTATAACCATAAAGCACGCGAGTTTTACCACCGCTACGGCGTTCAGCTTATTGATGCCGCCTATGAAGCGCATGAAGAAAAGGGCGATGTGCCGGTGATGATCACCAAACATTGCCTGCGCTTTGCTTTTAATCTGTGTCCAAAACAGGCCAAAGGGAACATCAAAAGCTGGAAAGCCACGCCAATGCAACTGGTGAACGGTGATGAAGTCCTGACGCTGAAATTTGATTGCCGACCGTGCGAAATGCACGTTATCGGCAAAATGAAGAATCACATACTCAAAATGCCATTACCCGGCAGTGTCGTGGCTTCCGTCAGTCCCGAGGAACTGCTGAAAACGCTACCGAAGCGTAAAGGTTAAGCGTTAACCCAAATGCGTATCGGGTTTGCGTGATTTTTGCCAGTGATGGTGTTCGCGGAGATCGGCGGCGGATTCTTCCGCCGTCACGCGCAACTCATCACTGTCAGCCGTGTGTCGTAATAAATGATCGGCATCCTGTACCTGAAGATATTCATGTCCCTGATTAGTAGCGAAAAGTTGACCTGAAAAAAGCGCGCAGGCCAGCAATAACACCGTTAACCCTTTCTTAAACATCATGCACCCTCTGGTACGTTGTAGACAGAATGGCGATAATTTCGCCAGGTGACTATTCAATATTTTAATCGGGTTAATGGCAATCTCTGTTTTGCCAATTCGATGTTTTTTACATTTTTGTTTAATCAACGTTAGGATTTGTTATAACCGGGAAGCGTAACGCGACCCGGTTGGTATCAGGGTGATATTCAGGATTTAAATCCGGCTGCAGTCATCAGCACGCGAAAAAACATACCGACGGCGGCCAGGGCGAGTACGCTGCCGCCCCAGAGGATCACCAGCCACATCAGACGTTTCCAGATTGATTGTTGCATCAATGATACCCCTCACCATGTTGAACTTTGCCGCGGAAGACGTAATAGCTCCAGAAGGTGTACACCAGGATTATCGGGATGATCAGCAGTGCCCCCACCAACATAAAACCCTGACTTTGCGCGGGTGCCGCAGCCTGCCAGATAGTGATAGAGGGCGGAATAATATGTGGCCAGATGCTGATCCCCAATCCGCTGAATCCCAGGAAAATCAGCCCCAGCGTCAATACAAAAGACGAGGCATGACTGTGTTGCTGACCCAGCGTACGCCATAGCCACAGGCTTATCAGCGCAACCAATACCGGAACCGGCATCAGGAACCACAGATTCGGCAAGCTAAACCAGCGTTGTGCAATCGCGCTGTGTGCCAGGGGAGTCCAGAGGCTGATAATGGCAATTACGACCAGCAGCGCCAGCAGTAATTTTTTGGCGACGCAGCGCATTTTATCCTGCAACGGATTTTCGCTTTTCATCACCAGCCATGTCGCGCCCAGTAACGCATAGGCCACCACCAGTCCGACACCGCAGAACAACGTAAACGGCGTCAGCCAGTCGAACGGGCCACCACTATAGCTACGACCCGTTACGGCGAAACCATTAAGAAC is a window of Citrobacter sp. Marseille-Q6884 DNA encoding:
- the rlhA gene encoding 23S rRNA 5-hydroxycytidine C2501 synthase, coding for MRQQPHRLELLSPARDTAIAREAILHGADAVYIGGPGFGARHNASNSLKDIAELVPFAHRYGAKIFVTLNTILHDDELEPAQTLITDLYQTGVDALIVQDMGILELDIPPIELHASTQCDIRSVEKAKFLSDVGFTQIVLARELNLEQISAIHQATDATIEFFIHGALCVAYSGQCYISHAQTGRSANRGDCSQACRLPYTLKDDQGRVVSYEKHLLSMKDNDQTANLGALIDAGVRSFKIEGRYKDMSYVKNITAHYRQMLDAIIEERGDLTRASAGRTEHFFTPSTEKTFHRGSTDYFVNARKGDIGAFDSPKFIGLPVGEVLKVAKDHLDVEVTEPLANGDGLNVLIKRDVVGFRANTVEKTGQNRYRVWPNEMPADLHKVRPHHPLNRNLDHNWQQALTKTSSERRVAVDIELGGWQEQLILTLTSEEGISITHTLDGQFEEANNAEKALSNLQDGLAKLGQTLYYARDIQVNLPGALFVPNGQLNQLRREAIEMLDAARLSGYQRGSRKPVSQPAPVYPQTHLSFLANVYNHKAREFYHRYGVQLIDAAYEAHEEKGDVPVMITKHCLRFAFNLCPKQAKGNIKSWKATPMQLVNGDEVLTLKFDCRPCEMHVIGKMKNHILKMPLPGSVVASVSPEELLKTLPKRKG
- the cydB gene encoding cytochrome d ubiquinol oxidase subunit II — its product is MGIDLSVIWFVIIVFATLMYIVMDGFDLGIGILFPAVQDADDRDVMVNSVAPVWDGNETWLVLGGAGLFGAFPLAYAVIVDALTIPLTLMLIGLIFRGVAFEFRFKATPAHRPFWDKAFLGGSILATFTQGVVVGAVLNGFAVTGRSYSGGPFDWLTPFTLFCGVGLVVAYALLGATWLVMKSENPLQDKMRCVAKKLLLALLVVIAIISLWTPLAHSAIAQRWFSLPNLWFLMPVPVLVALISLWLWRTLGQQHSHASSFVLTLGLIFLGFSGLGISIWPHIIPPSITIWQAAAPAQSQGFMLVGALLIIPIILVYTFWSYYVFRGKVQHGEGYH
- a CDS encoding DUF2474 domain-containing protein is translated as MQQSIWKRLMWLVILWGGSVLALAAVGMFFRVLMTAAGFKS
- a CDS encoding YncJ family protein; the protein is MFKKGLTVLLLACALFSGQLFATNQGHEYLQVQDADHLLRHTADSDELRVTAEESAADLREHHHWQKSRKPDTHLG